The region AGGGACAGAAACTGGAAATCATGGCGGCTATTGTCGAAAAAGGAAAAAACGTCGGCGATCATATGTTATCCGGTGCGATCCTTGATCCGTCGGCGATACGTGAACTGATGCCGGATTTTAAGGAAAAAGGATTTCCGATCGAATCCGAAGTCAGCGGTGAATCGGTTTATTTATTATCAGAATCCGGAAAAATTAAATTTCCGATCATTCCTCCGACGCTACAAAATCACGGAACATACATTGTTTCGCTTAATAAAATTGCCGATTGGCTCAAAACGCAGATCGAAAGCGAGTTTGGCGATAGCGTATTTATTCTTACCGAACAAACCGGTCGTGAAATGTTGTACGACGGTGACAAAGTGATCGGTGTACGGCTGGGCGATAAAAACGTGGATCATCACGGCAAACCGAAATCCAATTTTGAACCCGGCGCAGATATTCATGCCAAAGTAACAGTGCTCGGTGAAGGGCCGCGCGGAAGTTTGACTAAACAACTCGTACCGCGCCTCAAACTCAATGAAGATCGCAATCCGCAAGTGTATGGTACCGGAGTGAAAGAAATTTGGGAATTGCCGGCCGGTCGTCTCAAGAAAGGCATGGTTATTCATACAGCGGGGTGGCCGCTTCCAAGTAATCATTACGGTGGAAGTTGGCTCTATATGATGAGCGACACGACATGTTCGATAGGATTCGTTTCGGCATTGGATTACAGCAATCCATCGTTTGATCCGCACGGCGCGTTTACCAAATTTAAAACCCATCCTTACATTGCCGGATTGCTCGAAGGCGGTAAAATGGTTTCCTACGGAGCTAAAACGGTTTCTGAAGGTGGCTATTGGTCCATGCCCAAACTGTATGCCGACGGCGTAGTATTGGTCGGCGAATCCGGCGGGTTTCTGAATATTTCCAGACTTAAGGGCATTCACCTCTCGATGAAATCGGGCATGCTGGCGGCGGAGGCAATCTTTGAAGCGTTGCTCAAAAATGATTTTTCATCCCAATCGCTCAAGCGTTATGATGATCTTTTCCGCGCAAGCTGGGCTTACAAAGAAATGTGGGATGCTCGCAACTGGCGACAAAATTTCACCGGCAGTTTTTACAGCGGCATGATGAAAGCCGGATTGCAGATATATCTGACAGGCGGGGGAACAAAATCCCGCGTCCCGCTGCATGAGGATTACAAGCACATGAAAAAAATATCGGAAGCCGGTGCAGCTATCGAAAAAGTCAAAGCCGATGAAAAACTGACGTTTGAAAAACTTACAGACGTTTATTACTCCGGCACTAAGCATGAAGAACATCAGCCATGCCATTTGGTGATCACACCGGACGATCTGGCGAATATTTGTAATACCCGATGCAAAGAAGAATATGGCAATCCATGCCAGCACTTCTGTCCTGCGCAGGTATACAATATGATCACACCCGAAGCGGGTAAACCGACACAATTGCGTATTGATTTTTCTAATTGCGTACATTGCAAGACTTGCGATATCGCCGATCCTTATCAGGTTATCAATTGGGTTACGCCCGAGGGCGGGGGCGGGCCTGTTTATAAGAATATGTAAACAAAAAATGGGGGTTTTATGAAAAAGGGAAAAAGAGTAAAGAGAAGAGATATTAGTAGTATGAAGTTAGGTTGGTTTATCCTGTTAATTACGGTTTGTATGTCGAACGTCAATTCGCAGGAAGCACAGGCGTATTTTGATGATGGTGGTAAGATGGCGGTTATTGACGCGTCGACCAATACCAGGCTCAATTTATTCCCGTCGTATGAAGGCTTTATCGAGGCACGTCTATTTGAAACGGAAGACGGCGAATACATGCTTGAAATTTTGTATCAAGCCAACCATAAAATACTGCGTCAGCGTATTCCTCAAAATGGGGATCAGGTGCGTGCGCTCCGCGAACGTATTGCCTCAGGTAAAACTCAACAACAAGCGTCGGTTATCAATCAGGAAGGGCGCGTGCGTTTGTTATCGGTCGCTGCCGGAGCTTCATTGGGTTATTATGCCATAGCTGTACCGATCATCGCGAAAGTTGAAGGACGCGCCGCCGTAGGATTGTATTTACTAACCGGGGGCCTTGGTTTTTATGTTCCGTACCAGATTACTAAAAACATGTCTATCACTCATGGTGCGGCAGATGGTTATACCTATGGTTTGTTTCATGGTGCAGGTTACGGGGCAGCAATAAATTTTTTAGCTTCCGGAGGCGATATTACAGGTCGTCAATTTTTATTTTCGACCAGTGTCGGCAGTATAGCCGGAAGCATATTGGGGTATCAATATGCTAAACGTAATAATCTTTCTTCCGGCGATGTCGCCGTGTACAATATCGGCGGATTATATGGAACAGGGATGGGGCTCGGTGCCGCGGCGCTCACAGAAACAAAAAAATCTCGTATTTACGCGGCCTCCGGTTTAGTAGGAAATATGGCAGGACTGGTTATTGGCCATTCGTTTTTGAATGCGCAACACTATACGTCCGGCGATATGGATATGGTTATGAATTCAGGTGCTTTAGGTGCCTATCTTTTACCGTCCGTTCTTCTGCCGACTAAATTAAAAGATAATCGCATCTACATCGCTGCAACGATGACCGGTGGAACACTTGGTTTGATGATGGGCAATAATCTGATCCGTGGCAAGGATTTTACGGCTTCTCAGTCGCGCGTAATTGCACTGGGCGGCGCAGCGGGTTTACTGACAGGTGCCGGCATAGCCTATCTTGTTGCTCCGGAGGACAAACCGCGTTGGTACGTCGCATCCAGTGCCGTCGGTGGTTTGATCGGGTTCTCATGGATGTATGCCTCAAATAAAGATAAAGTAGAACACGAATCCGGAAATAAAACATCGTTAAAAATTCGATTTATGCCTGAAAATTATCTGATGGCAAAGTTGGCGCGGCACGAAAGAAATTCACCGGGTTTACCAATAATAACAGCGAAATTAATTTTTTAAATTAACTATCTACTTCAGGAATGTATGTTTAGCTTTTTCCAACGCCACTCTCATATTGCCGTTTTATTTCTTCGCATCGGGACAGGCTTCGTTTTTATCTATCACGGATACAATAAAATATTTGCACCGGGCGGGATCGAACGATTCACAGGATATCTTTCCGGTTTAGGGTTTCCATTACCGTCCATGTTAGCCTATATGTCGGGTGGAGTTGAGTTTTTCGGAGGATGTATGCTCGCGCTGGGATTGCTTACACGCCAGGCGAGCCTGTTGTTGATCGTCAATATGCTGGTAGCCGTTTTTATCGCACATCGCCATGATACCTATTCGCAAAAAGAACATGCGATACAAATGCTGGTTCTTTCGATCGGTACGCTCTACAGCGGCAGCGGCGCATTCTCGTTAGAGAATCTGGTTAAAAAACACGGAGACTAAACATGACGTACAGTGAAATGAAAAAGATGTGCGAAGATATTGATTATTACGCCGGTCACAAATTAAAACCTGATGACGCGTACGAATTCAAAAAATTGTATAACCGAATCAAAGATGACGAAGATCTGGATAGTTTGTCGCAGGAAAAATTGAGAAAAATTCATGATATATATCTTAAAAAATAAGGAAGAGTGCTATGCTGGTTGTAACCACCAATAACATCGAAGGCAAATCCATCAAGACATATTACGGCGTCGTCGGAGGGGAAGCTATCCTCGGCGCTAATATTTTCCGTGATTTTTTTGCGGGTATACGCGACATCGTCGGCGGCCGTTCGGCATCGTATGAAGAGGAATTGCGCAAAGCCAAAGGTATTGCAATACAAGAAATGGAAGCGCAAGCCGCGGCGTTGGGAGCCAATGCCGTGATCGGAGTAGATCTGGATTATGAGACTATCGGTCAAAGTATGCTGATGGTCACAGCGGCGGGTACGGCCGTTTACATCGAATAATTTATGTTCACAGGACTTATTGAAGAAACGGGTATAGTGGCCTCCGTCATTCCGGTGGGTCAAGGGCGACGTTTTACGATTCGCGCATCTAAAGTCATGGATGGATTATCTATAGATGACAGTGTCGCTGTCAATGGATGTTGTCTCACGGTGATCGCGCGAACGAGCGATTCGTTTGATGTGGAGGCGGTAGAGCAGACGTTATCCAAAACCACACTTGGCGAATTTCAAATCGGCATGGTGGTTAATCTGGAACGTGCGATGCAACTCAACGATCGTTTGGGCGGCCATTTGGTACTGGGACACGTGGACGGTGTAGGTTCTATCGTGACCATCGAAGAGCGTTCTTTGAGTCACTGGGTAACGATAGCCATACCGCCCGAATTGGAAAAGTATGTTATTGCGGTAGGTTCGATCACACTGGATGGCATCAGCCTTACGGTGGCGGATTTGAAGGAGAATCGCGTATCTGTGGCGATCATACCGCATACTTGGAAAGTAACCAATTTCGCCAAACGATCTCCCGGTGACCGAATCAATGTGGAAGTGGATCTGATCGGAAAATACGTGGAGAAATTAATGACACGAAAACCGGAAGAACAGAAAATCACAGCCGAATGGCTCCTGGATCAGGGAAAATAGATATGCACTTTAACACCATCGAAGAAGCCGTAGAAGATTACAAAAAAGGTAAGATCGTCATCGTAGTAGATGATGAAGACCGCGAAAATGAAGGCGATTTTATCATGGCCGCTGAAAAAGTCACTCCGGATGCGGTTAACTTTATGGCTAAACACGGCCGTGGTTTGATATGTTTGTCCATCACACGTCAACGTGCCTCAGAACTCGAACTCAATATCATGGTAGATCGCAACACCTCATTGCACACGACTCCGTTTACCGTGAGCATTGATGCCAAAGAAGGCACGACAACCGGGATATCGGCTGCAGATCGCGCAAAAACTATTTCCGTAGTGATAGATCCGGTGACGCGACCGGAAGACCTTGCACGTCCCGGCCATGTTTTTCCTTTGGTGGCACGTGACGGCGGCGTATTGGAACGCTCCGGTCATACCGAGGCGACCGTAGATCTTGCACGCCTGGCGGGTCTTTATCCGGCAGGAATATTATGCGAAATCATGGATGATGACGGTTCGATGGCGCGTGTACCGAGGCTGATGGAGATGGCTAAAACTTTTGATCTCAAAATAATTACCATCAAAGATCTGATCGAATACCGTCGCCGGATGGAACGCTTCATTCGCCCCGTAGTCAAAGATGTCGAATTACCGAGCCGTTATGGGAATTTCTCCGTTACGGTGTATGAAAACATACTCAACGGCGATCAGCACATTGCAATAACCAAAGGTTTGATCAAAGGTGAGGATGCGATTCTCGTTCGTGTACAGGTTGAGAATACGATGGGTGACGTGTTTGGTTCATTGACCGGAAATAATTCATCGCATGTATCCGACAGCTTACGTATGATCGAATCAGCCGGAAGGGGCGTCGTGCTGTATCTGCGTGAAAATGACCAGCGTTCGCTTGGTCTGTTTCCATCCGAAGATGTATCTTCGTTGGACAGCCACCATTCGCGTGACACAGATAAAGATTGGCGTACCTTGGGTGTCGGATCTCAAATATTGGTTGATCTGGGAGTACGTCGCCTTAAACTTTTGACCAACAACCGAAAAAAATATGTAGGACTTGAAGGTTATGGGTTGGAAATCGTAGAGCAGATTCCGATCGTGTCGCAAGCCAAAGTTTAAATGAAACTTTCTCTATCGTAATCCGTTCTTGATAATAATAAATTGAGTTGAATAATGTGGACTGCATCACGGCTTGCTATCGGCATTATTAAGAATTGTGTTGCTTTGGATAATCCTGTATTAAGGTCTATGTGTTGTACTCGATCTAGTGAAAATATGGGCATATAGGAATTTAGTATGAATCTAAAATTCTTTTCTAAATCAAAAAAAATGCGCCATTTTAATCTCTTACTATTGCTCTTATTGAGCGCTATGGGACAGTTATTCTGTGTTCAGGAAAATGTCGAGAATAATTTTTTTATTTTACATAAAATACTTAATGCCCATACATCGGATGTATGGGCACTTCGTTTTAATCCGGATGGGACATGGTTGGCCAGCGCTAGTGTTGATAGCACGGTAAGAATATCTTCAGTAACCGACGGTACGAATTTAGTACTATTAAAACATCCTCAAGGTGTAACTTCGCTTGATGTTAGCGCGGATGGGAAGTATATAGCAACAGCCAGCTATGATCAAAAAATCAGGTTATGGGATATTTCGACAGCAGCTTTGCATAGAGTATTCTCTGGTCATTTAGGCACGGTATGGGCTGTGGCTTTTAGTCCGGATGGAAAATATATGGTCAGTTGCGGAGAAGATCGTACAATCCAACTTTGGAACATGACAGATAGTACTCCTGTTAAAACTTTTAGTGGACATCAACGCAATATTTGGTCAGTCAAATTTACTCCGGACGGGACTAAGCTTATTAGCGGTAGTTTTGACAATACTATCAAGATATGGTATGTTGCGACAGGTGCGGAAATACTGACTTTAGAAGGGCATAAAGAAGCAATCGTTGATTTGGCGATCAGCTCTGATGGGAGATTGCTTGCCAGCGGCAGTGATGATGCAACGATCAAACTTTGGAGTTTGCTAGACGGAAGCCTCATTCGAACTTTATACGGTGGCGGCGAGCATGTTCAAGCGTTATGCTTCAGTTCTGACAACAAACTGCTCCTGAGCGGCGGTCGCGATAAAACATGGTTCGGTGAATTTATGCAGAATATTTTTGGTGATTCAGAATATCACAAAGGCACAAGTATGCGATTGTGGGACGTTTCTACAGGTATGGTCTTACAGGATTTTTCAGATCATGCTAATGATGTGAACGATGTCACATTCTCACACGACGGCCAATGGGTAGCCAGCGCCAGCAGCGACAAAACAGTGCGTTTGTATAAACGTAAATCGTGGGATAAATAAATAATTTTGATAAGAAGCCGATTGTGATTAACTAAATCGCTATACTATAGAAAGCTCGACTGGGCGAGTGCAATGACCATAGGAAGCGTTGAGATGCTTTACCGTTTCTTCTCAATGGCCATCATTTTATCAATACGTCCCTGGTGCCTTCCGCCGGTAAAATCCGTTTTGAGGAAAACTTTAACAATATGTTCAGCGACGGTTTCGCCGATCATTTTAGAACCGAGCGTTAAGACGTTGGCGTTATTATGTTCACGGCTGTTGACGGCTGTCGTGATATCGTAACACATCGCTGCCCGTACGCCGGATACTTTATTGGCTACCATACATGAACCGATACCGGCACC is a window of bacterium DNA encoding:
- a CDS encoding electron transfer flavoprotein-ubiquinone oxidoreductase; the protein is MSDIQRDVQEMDVVFVGAGPSNLASAYHLSRLIKEHNEAVAAGKKQGQKLEIMAAIVEKGKNVGDHMLSGAILDPSAIRELMPDFKEKGFPIESEVSGESVYLLSESGKIKFPIIPPTLQNHGTYIVSLNKIADWLKTQIESEFGDSVFILTEQTGREMLYDGDKVIGVRLGDKNVDHHGKPKSNFEPGADIHAKVTVLGEGPRGSLTKQLVPRLKLNEDRNPQVYGTGVKEIWELPAGRLKKGMVIHTAGWPLPSNHYGGSWLYMMSDTTCSIGFVSALDYSNPSFDPHGAFTKFKTHPYIAGLLEGGKMVSYGAKTVSEGGYWSMPKLYADGVVLVGESGGFLNISRLKGIHLSMKSGMLAAEAIFEALLKNDFSSQSLKRYDDLFRASWAYKEMWDARNWRQNFTGSFYSGMMKAGLQIYLTGGGTKSRVPLHEDYKHMKKISEAGAAIEKVKADEKLTFEKLTDVYYSGTKHEEHQPCHLVITPDDLANICNTRCKEEYGNPCQHFCPAQVYNMITPEAGKPTQLRIDFSNCVHCKTCDIADPYQVINWVTPEGGGGPVYKNM
- a CDS encoding DoxX family protein, whose amino-acid sequence is MFSFFQRHSHIAVLFLRIGTGFVFIYHGYNKIFAPGGIERFTGYLSGLGFPLPSMLAYMSGGVEFFGGCMLALGLLTRQASLLLIVNMLVAVFIAHRHDTYSQKEHAIQMLVLSIGTLYSGSGAFSLENLVKKHGD
- a CDS encoding heavy metal-binding domain-containing protein yields the protein MLVVTTNNIEGKSIKTYYGVVGGEAILGANIFRDFFAGIRDIVGGRSASYEEELRKAKGIAIQEMEAQAAALGANAVIGVDLDYETIGQSMLMVTAAGTAVYIE
- a CDS encoding riboflavin synthase, which gives rise to MFTGLIEETGIVASVIPVGQGRRFTIRASKVMDGLSIDDSVAVNGCCLTVIARTSDSFDVEAVEQTLSKTTLGEFQIGMVVNLERAMQLNDRLGGHLVLGHVDGVGSIVTIEERSLSHWVTIAIPPELEKYVIAVGSITLDGISLTVADLKENRVSVAIIPHTWKVTNFAKRSPGDRINVEVDLIGKYVEKLMTRKPEEQKITAEWLLDQGK
- the ribB gene encoding 3,4-dihydroxy-2-butanone-4-phosphate synthase encodes the protein MHFNTIEEAVEDYKKGKIVIVVDDEDRENEGDFIMAAEKVTPDAVNFMAKHGRGLICLSITRQRASELELNIMVDRNTSLHTTPFTVSIDAKEGTTTGISAADRAKTISVVIDPVTRPEDLARPGHVFPLVARDGGVLERSGHTEATVDLARLAGLYPAGILCEIMDDDGSMARVPRLMEMAKTFDLKIITIKDLIEYRRRMERFIRPVVKDVELPSRYGNFSVTVYENILNGDQHIAITKGLIKGEDAILVRVQVENTMGDVFGSLTGNNSSHVSDSLRMIESAGRGVVLYLRENDQRSLGLFPSEDVSSLDSHHSRDTDKDWRTLGVGSQILVDLGVRRLKLLTNNRKKYVGLEGYGLEIVEQIPIVSQAKV
- a CDS encoding WD40 repeat domain-containing protein — its product is MNLKFFSKSKKMRHFNLLLLLLLSAMGQLFCVQENVENNFFILHKILNAHTSDVWALRFNPDGTWLASASVDSTVRISSVTDGTNLVLLKHPQGVTSLDVSADGKYIATASYDQKIRLWDISTAALHRVFSGHLGTVWAVAFSPDGKYMVSCGEDRTIQLWNMTDSTPVKTFSGHQRNIWSVKFTPDGTKLISGSFDNTIKIWYVATGAEILTLEGHKEAIVDLAISSDGRLLASGSDDATIKLWSLLDGSLIRTLYGGGEHVQALCFSSDNKLLLSGGRDKTWFGEFMQNIFGDSEYHKGTSMRLWDVSTGMVLQDFSDHANDVNDVTFSHDGQWVASASSDKTVRLYKRKSWDK